One Nostoc punctiforme PCC 73102 DNA window includes the following coding sequences:
- a CDS encoding non-ribosomal peptide synthetase produces MNNIEDLYELSPMQQGMLFHTLYAPESEVYFEQLLCILSGKLNFTAFQKAWEQVVARHPILRSSFYWEEIEKPLQMVSKQVDLPWEELDWRNFTPDEQQQHLEDFLKCDRQKGFELDVAPLMRFTIIRLGEETYQFIWSHHHILFDGWSMQIILKEVLAFYEAHQRGEHLRLQHVRPYREYIQWLQQQDSDQAKKFWQETLQGFEVPTSLRGNSEQRTANRGLEIYNEQSFQLSQTVIEKLQHAARQHHLTLNNLVQGAWALLISRYSGETDVVFGATVSGRPPTLEQVDSMVGLFINTLPIRTQVSGKTQLLPWLKQLQTQALEQEQYAYCSLAEIQQLSDIPTGLPLFESILVFENYPLNSAEQETKKTLEISHISCFERTNYPLTLVINPASQLSGRIVYDTSCFEEQTIARMIGHFQTLLAGMADNLQQYISQLSLLSADEEEQLILLENHQPTDSINYKCIHILFEEQVEKNPDAIAVVYEKKHLTYRELNNRANQLAHYLKSLGVKPEVRVGICVERSLEMVIGILAILKAGGAYVPLDPAYPSERLALMLEDVQTPILLTQTDLQNRLPLNNQTVVNLDSDWEIIAKHKKDNLHSEVNPENLAYIIYTSGSTGTPKGTEVVHRSIIGFMFGVDYIHLDAEQIWLQHSSISWDALTLELWPPLLYGGRCVLYPEKIPTPEGLSRIIQEQRVNTLFLTTALFNLMIDTMPQGLSEIKQLMFGGESVSVPHVRRALKLLPETKIIHVYGPSECTVFTSSYPIPQQIAQNAHSISIGKPIGDRTVYLLDEDLHRVPIGVVGELYVGGASVARGYLNQPKLTREKFISNPFIEGDTLYKTGDLVRCLPDGNLEFLGRIDAQVKIRGFRIELAEIEAILTKHPGIKQVVVIAREDEPGKKFLVAYLVAKDNSPIPSNLRNFLNKKLPDYMIPAAFVFMEAFPLTPNGKINRRALPATDTDQRNIEVDFVFPCTPIEQELATIWTEVLKLKQVGIHDNFFELGGHSLLATQVISRLKEVFSLDFPLRYLFENSTIAELAQKVSDQQIEQAENDVLARILKEVDQLSDQEVTQELLL; encoded by the coding sequence ATGAACAATATCGAAGACCTTTATGAACTTTCACCCATGCAGCAGGGGATGTTGTTTCATACCCTTTATGCACCAGAATCAGAAGTTTATTTTGAGCAGTTGCTTTGCATCCTCTCTGGGAAATTGAATTTTACTGCTTTCCAGAAAGCTTGGGAACAGGTTGTTGCACGACACCCAATTTTACGCAGTTCCTTCTATTGGGAAGAGATCGAAAAGCCCTTGCAAATGGTGAGTAAGCAAGTTGATCTGCCGTGGGAAGAACTGGACTGGCGGAATTTCACGCCCGATGAACAACAACAGCATCTAGAGGATTTTTTGAAATGCGATCGCCAAAAAGGATTTGAACTGGATGTTGCTCCCCTGATGCGCTTCACCATCATCCGGCTAGGGGAGGAAACCTACCAATTTATTTGGAGCCATCATCATATCCTCTTTGATGGCTGGTCGATGCAGATTATTCTCAAAGAAGTTTTAGCTTTCTATGAAGCACATCAGCGAGGCGAACATTTACGCCTCCAACACGTTCGCCCCTATCGAGAGTATATTCAGTGGTTACAGCAACAGGATAGCGATCAAGCAAAGAAATTTTGGCAAGAAACTCTCCAGGGATTTGAAGTTCCTACTTCATTGAGAGGGAACAGCGAACAGCGAACAGCGAACAGGGGACTGGAAATATATAATGAGCAAAGTTTTCAATTATCCCAAACGGTAATTGAAAAATTGCAACATGCGGCGCGACAGCACCATTTAACTTTGAATAATTTGGTGCAGGGAGCATGGGCGTTACTAATTTCCCGTTACAGTGGGGAAACCGATGTAGTTTTTGGTGCGACTGTATCCGGCCGTCCACCGACGCTTGAGCAAGTAGACTCAATGGTGGGACTATTTATCAACACTCTCCCCATACGTACACAAGTCAGTGGAAAAACACAATTATTACCCTGGCTCAAGCAATTACAAACCCAAGCATTAGAACAAGAACAGTATGCTTATTGCTCGCTAGCAGAAATTCAACAACTGAGTGATATTCCGACCGGATTGCCACTGTTTGAAAGTATTTTAGTATTTGAAAACTATCCGCTAAATTCTGCTGAACAAGAAACCAAAAAAACTTTAGAAATTAGTCATATTAGTTGTTTTGAACGAACGAATTATCCTCTAACGTTAGTTATTAATCCTGCTTCACAATTATCTGGCAGGATTGTTTATGATACTAGCTGCTTCGAGGAACAGACGATTGCCCGCATGATTGGACATTTCCAAACATTGCTAGCAGGAATGGCAGATAATTTACAACAATATATTTCCCAATTATCTTTACTCAGTGCAGATGAAGAAGAACAGTTAATTCTGCTAGAAAACCACCAACCAACAGACTCTATTAATTACAAATGTATTCATATTTTATTTGAAGAACAGGTAGAAAAAAATCCCGATGCCATAGCAGTTGTTTATGAAAAGAAACATTTAACTTATCGGGAATTAAATAACCGCGCCAATCAATTAGCCCATTATTTGAAATCGCTGGGAGTTAAACCCGAAGTTAGGGTGGGAATTTGTGTAGAGCGTTCGCTAGAAATGGTAATAGGAATACTCGCTATTCTCAAAGCGGGTGGGGCTTATGTTCCACTAGATCCAGCTTATCCTTCAGAAAGACTAGCATTGATGCTGGAAGATGTACAAACACCCATCTTGCTAACACAAACTGATTTACAAAATAGGCTCCCACTCAATAATCAAACTGTAGTGAATCTTGACTCAGATTGGGAAATAATTGCTAAACACAAAAAAGACAATTTACATAGTGAAGTTAATCCAGAAAATTTAGCTTATATCATTTATACCTCTGGCTCGACGGGAACACCAAAGGGAACAGAAGTTGTTCATCGTAGCATTATTGGTTTTATGTTTGGGGTTGATTATATTCACCTTGATGCAGAACAGATTTGGCTACAACATTCATCTATTTCTTGGGATGCACTAACCCTAGAACTTTGGCCACCCTTGCTTTACGGTGGGCGTTGTGTGCTTTATCCAGAAAAAATTCCCACACCTGAAGGCTTAAGCCGAATTATTCAAGAACAAAGAGTTAACACCTTATTTCTGACTACAGCATTATTCAATCTCATGATTGACACGATGCCACAAGGGTTGTCAGAAATTAAACAACTAATGTTTGGGGGAGAATCTGTCTCTGTACCTCATGTTCGTCGCGCTTTAAAACTATTGCCGGAAACCAAAATTATTCATGTTTACGGCCCTTCGGAATGTACAGTTTTTACTTCTTCTTATCCAATTCCCCAACAAATTGCTCAAAATGCCCATTCAATTTCTATTGGAAAACCTATTGGTGATAGGACAGTTTACTTATTAGATGAAGATTTACACCGAGTTCCAATTGGTGTTGTTGGGGAACTCTATGTGGGTGGAGCGAGTGTTGCTAGAGGTTACTTAAATCAACCAAAATTAACCCGTGAAAAATTTATTTCTAATCCTTTTATTGAAGGAGATACCCTTTACAAAACTGGAGATTTAGTTCGCTGTCTACCTGATGGAAATCTGGAATTTCTGGGTCGAATTGATGCACAGGTAAAAATTCGTGGTTTTCGCATTGAATTAGCAGAAATTGAAGCGATTTTAACCAAACATCCTGGCATCAAGCAAGTTGTAGTTATTGCGCGGGAAGATGAACCAGGGAAGAAATTCTTAGTAGCCTATCTAGTTGCAAAGGATAATTCACCAATTCCTAGCAACTTACGAAACTTCCTCAATAAAAAGTTACCAGATTACATGATTCCTGCTGCTTTCGTCTTTATGGAAGCATTTCCCCTAACTCCTAACGGTAAAATCAATCGCCGTGCTTTGCCTGCTACTGATACCGATCAAAGAAATATAGAGGTTGATTTTGTTTTTCCTTGCACACCAATTGAACAAGAATTAGCCACTATTTGGACTGAAGTTCTGAAATTAAAACAGGTAGGAATTCACGATAACTTTTTTGAGTTAGGAGGACATTCTTTACTGGCTACTCAAGTGATTTCTCGCTTAAAAGAGGTGTTTTCTCTAGATTTTCCTCTACGTTATTTGTTTGAAAACTCAACTATTGCTGAACTCGCCCAAAAAGTGAGCGATCAACAAATTGAGCAAGCAGAAAATGATGTTTTAGCAAGGATTTTAAAGGAAGTCGATCAGTTATCAGACCAAGAAGTGACTCAAGAGTTGCTTTTGTAA
- a CDS encoding non-ribosomal peptide synthetase: MSDLLKRLETLSPEKRELVLQKLKKQQQSPQNNHRLTPLLTPVSREQLLPLSFAQQRLWFIDQLEGENCVYNVPFFWQISGLLNISALEKAIAEIVQRHEVLRTSFSIVDESPIQVIHPHPQLTMQVLDWRQLTQADQLSKAQQLAAEELQKPFDLSNPPLLRVKLLQLADQTHLLLLVIHHIVCDGWSMDIFRRELFSLYTAFCAGEVSPLPELSLQYADFAHWQRQWLQGEVLQTQLNYWQKQLAAVPPLLELPTDKPRPSVQSFKGRSEFLELNQDLTQKLKRLSQESGTTLFMTMLAAFTLLLSRYSGQQDIVVGSAIANRNRRETEPLIGFFVNTLALRTNLQGNPSFLELLERVKQVTLDAYDHQDLPFEKLVDELGLERSLSHHPLFQVAFGLQSGTPEKLEIPGSTLTRFKWENTTTLFDLSLIFRETPQGLTGEWEYATDLFEAKTIQRMVGHFEVLLKGIVDNPQQSINNLPLIAESERQQLQNWNQTKTDYPLNQTLVDLFEAQAAKNPHNLALVFESQSLTYQQLNQKANQLAHYLIQNHQIKPDTLICICVERSLEMIIGVLGILKTGGAYVPIDPNYPKERIEFMLEDSGISVLLTQSHLKEQLPLAKLKHGVICLDNETFTQELIDNLNPQSTPDNLAYIIYTSGSTGQPKGVMIEHRAIVNLSLAWAETFQVQHDSRWLQFGSFSFDLSIGEIATSLSAGACLYLAKKETLLPSQTLVDLLRDRKISHFTLSPSALSVLPQASLPNLQAVIVGGEACAAELVTQWGTKRRFFNCYGPTESTVIASISSCEPNGKKPSIGQPLSNIRIYILDAHNQPLPPNIPGELCIAGVGLARGYLNRPDLTAEKFIEVELFGKTEQIYKTGDLARWTDDGNLEYLGRIDAQVKLRGFRVELGEIESLLLQHSLVKEAVVILYEADNNPRLVAYVTAKEKSSNLSSQLKDSLKICLPNYMIPSQIMVLEQLPLTLNGKLDRRALPAPDTAISTNFEAFVTPTEELLATLWQTLLKAKSVGRQDNFFELGGHSLLATQLVARIRDTFGVEVSVRKVFEQSILSELATEIDKASSVIALPPITPQPENAPKNLSFAQSRLWFLDQLEGTGTSATYNMSTALQLEGKLNIEALRASFDYLIDRHTILRTYFPALEGEAQVVVQNPEDIEVLAIVNLQSLNPQTQAETVQRLADSHAQEPFDLNTGPLFKAKLLQLSEQKNVLLINMHHIITDGWSMGVFKREWEQVYAAFAAGYTPNLSPLPIQYSDYAAWQRNWLQGEILESQENYWKQQLGDAPRLLDLPTDYPRPAQQSYQGGREEYSLSHEVTQKLKAISQQQGVTLFMTLLTAFSILLSRYSRQEDLCVGSAIANRTHNNTEGLIGFFVNTLVLRSKVRPEQSFSELLQQTRQTCLDAYAHQDIPFEYLVEQLQPERSLSHNPLFQVMMVLQNTQEAGKNVSLPGLDIQYLEQSLPFAKFDLTLDFSERGDRLHCMWEYATDLFEAETIRRMAGHFEVLLEAIIQNSIQPIHQLPLITTAEIQQLQVWNQTDINYPKNQTLVNLFEQQVAKTPDNIAVVFEDQSLSYQELNQKANQLAHYLLGLKKEQQLPDNPLIAICVERSLLTIIGLFAILKAGGAYVPIDPSYPRDRIHLMLEDSNASVLLTTDPIKKQLPLEKLKNPCQVVFLEKETWDNQPTNNINLQSSLDDLAYVIYTSGSTGKPKGVAICHSSLTNFLYSMREKPGIAASDTLLAITTISFDIAALEIYLPLIVGAKIVLVSREIASDSLQLSKQLLNGITFMQATPATWRILLAAGWKGSTQLKILCGGEALTWELANQLLERSAELWNVYGPTETTIWSDIYQINTFERGNYSQGAVVSIGKPIANTRIYILDSYDQPLPPGIPGELCIAGAGLAQGYLNRPDLSAEKFIDIKLFNQTERIYKTGDLARWLPDGNLQYLGRSDRQVKLRGFRIELGEIEASLLKHSKIQEAVVIIREDSDFDQRLVAYIVPTGTEDEDLQGEHVELWQQVFNDAYHQPQDIEDDPTLNLASWNDSYTGKPYPKAAMQEWRDKTVEQILELAPKRVWEIGCGTGMLLLKIAPHCQKYLGTDLVAAGLHYIEQHLQQQSLKEKVTLKQGAANQFEGIEINNYDLVILNSVIQYFPSLDYLLSVLDGALKAVRTQGTIFIGDVRNLHLLEAFHTAVEFYRAPDELSIKDLRQQIKKSIRTEGELLIDPNFFIALKQKFPRISNVQIQLKRGSAQTEMNRFRYDVVLHLDQTDIPLAEPEWLDWQSQQLNLETIEGILTTQQPDLLGIKAVPNAYLTSEMLLLEESTQLDGTVSDLKAAVAQAKLGIEPEAFRTLARDLPYTPFIQYSSTGFSDYDVVFQRNIPGQAILPRFAQNKNLRQKPWQRYANQPLQYRTNQVDPALLAEWRDFLAKNLPDYMIPSHFMVLDQLPLTPNGKVDRKALPAPNATVSSTDIELPVTSTEKLLAELWAKLLKYEALARSDNFFNLGGHSLLATQLIARIRDKFKVELALRKIFEFPTLSELASYLDSCIWVNSSTADMQPLNSDEEEIEL; this comes from the coding sequence ATGAGCGATTTACTAAAACGTCTTGAAACTCTTTCACCAGAAAAACGAGAATTAGTCCTACAAAAACTCAAAAAGCAACAGCAATCTCCGCAAAATAATCACAGGCTAACTCCACTTCTCACACCCGTATCACGAGAACAACTCCTTCCTCTCTCTTTTGCTCAACAAAGACTATGGTTTATTGACCAACTAGAAGGCGAAAATTGTGTCTACAATGTGCCGTTTTTCTGGCAAATTAGCGGATTGCTAAATATAAGTGCGTTAGAAAAAGCGATCGCAGAAATTGTCCAACGTCATGAGGTCTTACGTACTAGTTTCTCTATTGTCGATGAGTCGCCGATACAGGTGATTCACCCTCATCCGCAACTGACAATGCAAGTGCTGGACTGGCGACAATTGACACAAGCAGACCAGTTAAGCAAAGCGCAGCAGTTAGCAGCAGAAGAATTACAAAAGCCCTTTGACTTATCAAATCCTCCTTTGCTGCGGGTAAAGTTGTTGCAATTGGCCGATCAAACTCATCTGCTGTTGCTGGTTATCCATCATATTGTTTGTGATGGCTGGTCAATGGACATCTTTCGCCGTGAATTGTTCAGCCTTTATACTGCTTTCTGCGCTGGAGAAGTATCTCCTTTACCCGAATTATCTCTACAATATGCCGATTTCGCCCACTGGCAAAGACAATGGTTACAGGGAGAGGTACTGCAAACCCAACTTAATTACTGGCAAAAACAATTAGCCGCAGTCCCACCTCTATTAGAATTACCCACAGATAAACCACGCCCATCAGTGCAAAGCTTCAAGGGGCGGAGTGAGTTTTTAGAACTCAATCAAGATTTAACGCAAAAGTTGAAGCGTTTAAGTCAGGAATCAGGAACTACCCTGTTTATGACAATGCTTGCAGCATTTACGCTGTTACTGTCGCGCTACAGTGGTCAGCAGGATATTGTAGTTGGTTCTGCGATCGCTAATCGTAATCGTCGAGAGACAGAACCATTAATTGGCTTTTTTGTCAATACCCTAGCATTACGTACCAATCTGCAAGGGAATCCAAGTTTCTTAGAATTACTTGAACGAGTCAAGCAAGTAACTCTAGATGCTTATGACCATCAAGATTTACCCTTTGAGAAACTAGTTGATGAATTGGGATTAGAGCGATCGCTTTCTCATCATCCCCTATTTCAAGTGGCGTTTGGCTTGCAAAGTGGAACTCCAGAGAAACTAGAAATTCCTGGATCAACTCTGACCCGTTTTAAGTGGGAAAACACAACGACGCTGTTTGATTTGTCGCTGATTTTCCGCGAAACTCCTCAAGGTTTGACAGGAGAATGGGAATATGCGACCGATTTGTTTGAGGCTAAAACAATCCAACGGATGGTGGGACATTTTGAAGTTCTACTTAAGGGAATTGTTGATAATCCTCAACAAAGCATTAATAATTTGCCATTAATCGCAGAAAGCGAACGTCAGCAACTCCAAAACTGGAATCAAACTAAAACCGATTATCCTCTTAATCAAACTTTGGTTGACTTGTTTGAAGCTCAAGCTGCCAAAAACCCTCATAATCTCGCTTTAGTATTTGAATCCCAAAGCCTAACTTACCAACAACTGAATCAAAAAGCGAACCAACTAGCTCATTATTTAATTCAAAACCACCAAATTAAGCCAGACACTTTAATTTGTATCTGCGTTGAACGTTCTTTAGAAATGATTATTGGTGTACTCGGTATCCTCAAAACAGGTGGGGCTTATGTGCCGATTGACCCCAATTATCCCAAAGAACGAATTGAGTTCATGTTAGAAGATTCTGGGATATCGGTGTTGCTGACTCAAAGTCACCTTAAAGAACAATTACCTCTAGCTAAACTCAAACACGGGGTCATCTGTTTAGATAATGAAACTTTTACCCAAGAATTAATAGATAATCTCAATCCTCAAAGTACTCCTGATAATTTAGCTTATATAATTTATACCTCTGGTTCAACGGGACAACCCAAAGGGGTGATGATTGAGCATCGCGCAATTGTCAATTTAAGTTTAGCCTGGGCTGAAACTTTTCAAGTTCAACACGATAGCCGTTGGCTTCAGTTTGGTTCTTTTAGTTTCGATTTGTCTATTGGTGAAATTGCCACTTCTTTATCCGCAGGTGCTTGTTTGTATTTAGCCAAGAAAGAAACTTTGTTACCTAGTCAAACTTTAGTTGACTTATTGCGCGATCGCAAAATTTCCCATTTCACCTTATCTCCTTCTGCCTTATCTGTATTACCTCAAGCCTCATTACCTAATTTGCAAGCCGTAATTGTTGGTGGTGAAGCTTGTGCAGCCGAGTTGGTTACACAATGGGGCACAAAACGACGTTTCTTTAACTGCTATGGACCGACGGAATCAACGGTTATCGCCAGTATCTCTAGTTGTGAACCGAATGGCAAAAAACCCTCTATCGGTCAACCATTATCTAATATCCGCATCTATATATTAGATGCTCACAATCAACCATTACCCCCTAACATCCCTGGGGAATTGTGCATCGCTGGAGTTGGTTTAGCACGAGGCTATCTCAACCGTCCCGATTTAACTGCCGAAAAATTTATTGAAGTTGAATTATTTGGCAAAACTGAGCAAATTTACAAAACTGGCGATTTGGCAAGATGGACAGATGATGGCAACCTTGAATATTTAGGTCGCATTGATGCTCAAGTTAAATTACGGGGCTTTCGGGTTGAATTGGGTGAAATTGAATCACTATTATTGCAACACTCTTTAGTTAAAGAAGCAGTTGTAATTTTATATGAAGCTGATAATAATCCCAGGCTAGTAGCTTATGTCACGGCAAAGGAAAAATCCAGCAATTTAAGCAGTCAACTCAAAGACTCTCTAAAAATTTGCCTACCGAATTATATGATTCCTAGCCAAATTATGGTATTGGAACAGTTACCTCTTACCCTAAACGGTAAGCTAGATCGGAGAGCATTACCAGCACCAGATACAGCTATTTCGACTAACTTTGAAGCCTTCGTTACCCCAACAGAAGAATTGCTGGCTACCTTATGGCAAACTCTCTTAAAAGCTAAGTCTGTTGGTCGTCAAGATAACTTCTTTGAATTGGGTGGACATTCCCTATTAGCAACCCAATTGGTTGCCCGTATTCGTGATACTTTTGGTGTAGAAGTATCTGTCCGCAAGGTATTTGAGCAAAGCATTTTATCTGAGTTGGCAACAGAAATTGACAAAGCCTCTTCAGTAATTGCTTTACCACCCATCACACCACAACCTGAAAATGCTCCTAAAAATCTCTCCTTTGCTCAATCAAGACTCTGGTTTTTAGACCAACTTGAAGGCACTGGAACCTCAGCTACCTACAATATGTCAACGGCTCTGCAACTTGAAGGCAAGTTGAATATTGAGGCATTGCGTGCAAGTTTTGATTATCTTATCGATCGCCATACAATTCTCCGCACCTATTTTCCAGCTTTGGAGGGAGAGGCGCAAGTAGTTGTCCAAAATCCAGAGGATATAGAAGTACTGGCGATTGTAAATCTGCAATCGCTCAATCCGCAAACTCAAGCAGAAACCGTACAACGGTTAGCTGATAGCCACGCCCAAGAACCCTTTGACTTAAATACTGGCCCACTGTTTAAAGCGAAACTGCTGCAACTTAGCGAACAGAAAAATGTCCTGCTCATCAATATGCACCACATTATTACTGATGGCTGGTCAATGGGGGTGTTTAAGCGCGAATGGGAACAGGTTTATGCTGCTTTTGCTGCGGGGTATACTCCAAATTTGTCACCGTTGCCGATTCAGTATAGCGATTATGCAGCTTGGCAACGCAATTGGTTACAAGGGGAAATTTTAGAAAGCCAGGAAAATTACTGGAAACAACAACTAGGCGATGCTCCCCGATTACTTGATTTGCCTACCGATTATCCTCGTCCAGCGCAACAAAGTTACCAAGGTGGGCGTGAGGAATATAGTTTGAGTCATGAAGTGACTCAGAAACTTAAAGCTATTAGTCAACAACAGGGAGTTACTTTGTTTATGACTCTGTTGACGGCTTTTAGTATTTTACTATCTCGTTACAGCCGTCAAGAGGATTTATGCGTTGGTAGTGCGATCGCTAACCGTACCCATAACAACACAGAAGGATTAATCGGCTTTTTTGTCAATACCTTGGTATTGCGGAGCAAAGTCAGGCCAGAGCAAAGTTTTAGTGAGTTACTCCAACAAACCCGCCAAACTTGCTTAGATGCCTACGCTCATCAAGATATTCCCTTTGAGTATTTAGTAGAACAACTGCAACCAGAACGCAGTCTGAGCCATAATCCCTTATTCCAAGTGATGATGGTGTTGCAAAATACTCAAGAAGCGGGGAAAAATGTTAGTTTACCAGGGCTTGATATTCAATATTTAGAGCAAAGTTTACCATTTGCCAAATTTGACCTAACACTAGATTTTTCCGAAAGGGGCGATCGACTGCATTGTATGTGGGAATATGCCACAGATTTATTTGAGGCAGAAACAATTAGGCGCATGGCGGGACACTTTGAAGTCTTGCTGGAAGCAATTATCCAAAATTCCATACAGCCGATTCATCAGCTACCCTTAATCACAACAGCAGAAATTCAACAACTGCAAGTTTGGAATCAAACCGATATTAATTATCCCAAAAATCAGACTTTGGTAAATCTGTTTGAACAACAGGTAGCAAAAACGCCCGATAACATTGCGGTGGTATTTGAAGATCAAAGCCTGAGTTATCAAGAACTCAACCAAAAAGCCAATCAGCTAGCGCATTATTTGTTGGGACTCAAAAAAGAGCAACAATTACCTGATAATCCCTTGATTGCGATTTGCGTGGAGCGATCGCTCTTAACGATCATTGGCTTGTTTGCTATTCTCAAAGCGGGTGGCGCTTATGTGCCGATCGATCCGAGTTATCCCCGCGATCGCATTCATTTAATGCTCGAAGATAGTAATGCTTCTGTATTACTAACAACAGACCCCATCAAAAAGCAACTTCCCCTAGAAAAACTAAAAAACCCCTGTCAAGTAGTATTTCTAGAGAAAGAAACATGGGACAATCAGCCAACAAATAATATCAACTTACAAAGTAGCCTTGATGATTTAGCTTATGTAATTTATACTTCTGGTTCTACAGGAAAGCCAAAAGGTGTAGCAATTTGTCATTCTTCACTGACTAATTTTTTATATTCGATGAGGGAAAAGCCTGGAATAGCTGCGTCCGATACTCTTCTGGCTATCACCACTATATCCTTTGATATTGCTGCACTGGAAATTTATTTGCCTCTTATAGTAGGAGCCAAAATTGTTCTAGTCAGTCGGGAAATTGCTTCTGACAGTTTACAGTTATCAAAACAATTGCTTAATGGTATCACTTTCATGCAAGCGACTCCAGCGACTTGGCGCATATTATTAGCCGCCGGATGGAAAGGTTCAACACAACTAAAAATCCTCTGCGGCGGTGAGGCTTTAACCTGGGAACTTGCTAATCAACTACTAGAAAGAAGTGCTGAACTCTGGAATGTTTATGGCCCAACAGAAACCACAATTTGGTCAGATATCTATCAGATAAATACTTTTGAGAGAGGAAATTATTCTCAAGGTGCTGTAGTATCCATCGGGAAGCCCATTGCCAATACCCGCATCTATATTTTAGATAGCTATGACCAACCCCTTCCTCCTGGTATTCCTGGGGAACTCTGCATTGCAGGTGCGGGTTTAGCACAGGGCTATTTGAATCGTCCCGATCTGAGTGCTGAAAAATTCATTGACATCAAACTGTTCAATCAAACTGAGCGGATTTATAAAACTGGTGATTTAGCTCGTTGGCTACCCGACGGGAATTTGCAATATTTAGGTCGCAGCGATCGCCAGGTCAAACTTCGTGGTTTCCGCATTGAATTAGGTGAGATTGAAGCGTCTTTACTCAAACACTCAAAAATTCAGGAAGCAGTTGTCATTATCCGAGAGGACAGTGATTTCGATCAACGTCTAGTAGCATACATTGTCCCAACAGGAACAGAGGATGAAGACCTTCAAGGTGAACACGTGGAATTATGGCAACAAGTTTTCAATGATGCCTACCATCAACCACAAGATATAGAAGATGACCCAACGCTAAATTTGGCTAGTTGGAATGATAGCTATACAGGAAAACCTTATCCCAAAGCTGCGATGCAAGAATGGCGGGATAAAACTGTTGAGCAAATTCTAGAACTTGCACCCAAACGGGTCTGGGAAATCGGTTGTGGGACAGGGATGTTATTGTTGAAAATTGCTCCCCATTGTCAAAAGTACCTGGGTACAGACCTTGTAGCAGCAGGTTTGCATTATATTGAACAACATCTTCAACAGCAGTCTCTTAAGGAAAAAGTTACTTTAAAACAAGGTGCAGCTAACCAGTTTGAAGGCATTGAAATAAATAATTATGACCTGGTAATACTAAATTCTGTTATTCAGTATTTTCCCTCTTTAGATTACTTATTGTCAGTATTGGACGGGGCGCTCAAAGCTGTGAGAACTCAGGGAACAATCTTTATTGGTGATGTGCGAAATCTCCATTTATTAGAAGCTTTCCACACCGCAGTTGAGTTTTATCGCGCCCCTGATGAATTATCAATTAAAGACTTGCGTCAACAGATTAAAAAAAGCATCCGCACTGAAGGCGAATTATTGATTGATCCTAATTTCTTTATCGCTCTCAAACAAAAATTTCCTCGAATTAGTAATGTACAAATTCAATTGAAACGAGGTTCTGCTCAAACAGAAATGAACCGTTTTCGTTATGACGTTGTTTTACATTTGGATCAAACAGATATTCCCCTTGCGGAACCTGAATGGTTAGATTGGCAGAGCCAGCAATTAAATTTGGAAACAATCGAGGGAATTTTAACGACTCAGCAACCAGATTTACTAGGCATTAAAGCTGTTCCCAATGCTTATCTAACTTCAGAAATGTTGCTGTTAGAAGAAAGTACTCAATTAGATGGTACTGTTTCAGACTTAAAAGCGGCAGTTGCTCAAGCCAAATTAGGCATAGAACCCGAAGCATTCCGAACTTTAGCGAGAGATTTGCCCTATACGCCTTTTATTCAATATAGTTCCACAGGATTTTCCGATTACGATGTTGTTTTTCAACGGAATATCCCTGGACAGGCAATATTGCCAAGATTTGCTCAGAATAAAAATTTGCGACAGAAACCTTGGCAACGTTATGCAAATCAACCGTTGCAATATCGCACCAATCAAGTTGATCCAGCGTTATTAGCAGAATGGCGAGATTTTCTAGCTAAAAATCTCCCTGATTATATGATTCCTAGCCATTTCATGGTCTTAGATCAACTACCACTAACACCAAATGGAAAAGTAGACCGTAAAGCTTTACCTGCGCCAAATGCAACCGTTTCCTCAACAGACATTGAATTGCCTGTAACCTCGACAGAAAAATTGCTTGCCGAATTGTGGGCGAAGCTGCTTAAATATGAAGCGCTCGCTCGCTCTGATAACTTCTTTAATTTAGGCGGTCATTCATTATTAGCAACCCAATTAATTGCCCGCATCCGCGACAAATTCAAAGTAGAACTGGCGTTGCGTAAAATATTTGAGTTTCCCACTCTCAGCGAATTGGCAAGTTATCTCGATAGCTGCATTTGGGTAAATTCCTCCACCGCAGATATGCAACCTTTAAACTCAGACGAAGAGGAAATTGAACTATGA